In Streptomyces sp. NBC_01439, the following are encoded in one genomic region:
- a CDS encoding HNH endonuclease, translating to MDNSGLTAPQKWADRATKELAKLHKDAKDADKELSFREMWREDAIRDRLIALIGEKCWYCETRFVRSPYHVDHYRPKSVVVGETERRGYWWLAYDPANYRLSCHHCNSGGARYGNQSAGPGKGARFPLLGQRASEGGSLDGELPVLLDPVVAEDAELMGFDRQGHARRRPERLYSKDELARDLCRVDETIRMLALNSDLLIESRSTLIGRVNGLVQLHLASGGHAGAALYARTELDDLTRTTAEWSAAAAAAEHLALLAHDRSGDDAPLEGGAGGDVAEHVGDGTQPPAATATDHRIDLRTLVAALPPKAFSAGGIALTGRGKRGPARATLLADGTIMCFQRPLATPTSAARMATGDDQVDGWTFWSLTVYGTTQTLSDLRDFLLAGNG from the coding sequence GTGGACAACAGCGGACTCACCGCGCCGCAGAAGTGGGCGGACCGGGCCACTAAGGAACTCGCGAAGCTCCACAAGGACGCGAAGGACGCGGACAAGGAGCTCTCCTTCCGCGAGATGTGGCGGGAGGACGCGATCCGCGACCGGCTGATCGCCCTCATCGGGGAGAAATGCTGGTACTGCGAGACCAGGTTCGTCCGCTCGCCCTACCACGTAGACCACTACCGGCCGAAGTCCGTCGTCGTGGGTGAGACGGAGCGCCGCGGGTACTGGTGGCTCGCTTACGACCCTGCCAACTACCGTCTCTCCTGCCACCACTGCAACAGCGGCGGTGCCCGCTACGGCAATCAAAGCGCCGGTCCTGGCAAGGGAGCCCGCTTCCCACTGCTTGGGCAACGCGCATCAGAGGGCGGGAGCCTGGATGGCGAGCTACCGGTTTTGCTCGATCCCGTGGTGGCCGAGGACGCCGAACTCATGGGATTCGACAGGCAGGGCCATGCTCGGCGGCGTCCCGAGCGGCTGTACTCCAAAGACGAACTGGCACGAGACCTCTGCCGGGTGGACGAGACCATACGCATGCTCGCGCTCAACTCCGACCTACTCATCGAGAGCAGATCTACCCTGATCGGCAGGGTGAACGGACTCGTCCAGCTGCACCTCGCCAGCGGAGGGCACGCCGGCGCGGCGCTGTACGCCCGCACCGAGCTCGACGACCTGACCCGGACGACCGCCGAGTGGAGCGCGGCGGCCGCTGCGGCCGAACACCTGGCCCTCCTCGCCCACGACCGCTCGGGAGACGACGCACCCCTTGAGGGAGGGGCAGGGGGCGACGTCGCCGAACACGTGGGCGACGGAACCCAGCCCCCTGCGGCCACGGCGACAGACCATCGCATTGACCTGCGGACCCTGGTGGCCGCCTTGCCCCCCAAGGCATTCTCCGCAGGCGGGATCGCGTTGACAGGCCGGGGGAAACGGGGCCCTGCCAGAGCAACCCTGCTGGCGGACGGCACCATCATGTGCTTCCAGCGGCCCTTGGCCACGCCCACGTCCGCGGCACGGATGGCGACCGGCGACGACCAAGTGGATGGGTGGACCTTCTGGTCGTTGACGGTTTACGGCACGACCCAGACGCTCTCCGACCTGCGCGACTTCCTGCTCGCCGGGAACGGCTGA
- a CDS encoding universal stress protein, whose translation MSRVVVGVSGAPGSLAALHRAAAEARLRDAELWAVLAWQSPGNELGSRNGLGPSAWGECRAAAVERLREYLDTAFSAVKPSVTLAGLTVRGTPGAALVDVARDPEDLLVVGTGSRAPLRRLVRPSVARYCLAHAACPVLVVPPSPLQAELESVHRRNLWRIPLDPRELAS comes from the coding sequence GTGAGCAGAGTCGTGGTCGGTGTGAGCGGAGCACCGGGGAGTCTGGCCGCGCTGCACCGGGCGGCAGCGGAAGCCCGCCTGCGCGATGCGGAGCTGTGGGCCGTCCTGGCCTGGCAGTCACCGGGCAATGAACTCGGGAGCCGCAACGGCCTCGGGCCCTCCGCTTGGGGAGAATGCCGGGCCGCCGCCGTCGAAAGGCTGCGCGAGTACCTCGATACGGCCTTCAGCGCCGTGAAGCCCAGTGTCACCCTCGCCGGGCTCACGGTACGAGGGACCCCGGGCGCGGCCCTCGTGGACGTAGCACGTGACCCGGAGGACCTCCTCGTGGTCGGTACGGGGTCCCGCGCCCCGCTGCGCCGACTCGTCCGTCCCTCGGTGGCCCGATACTGCCTCGCCCACGCCGCCTGCCCTGTCCTGGTGGTCCCGCCGTCCCCGCTCCAAGCCGAGCTGGAGTCCGTGCACCGTCGCAACCTCTGGAGAATTCCGCTGGACCCGAGGGAGCTGGCTTCCTGA
- a CDS encoding sensor histidine kinase, whose protein sequence is MVRGRLRIYLGAAPGVGKTYAMLQEGQRMAAVGAEVVVGFVEPHGRRPTAALAEGLETVPRRTMEYRGAAFTEMDLDRVLARRPQVALVDELAHTNVPGSRHAKRWQDVEELLDAGIDVVTTLNVQHLESLGDVVRQITGVPQRETLPDEVARRADQIELVDLPPELLRRRMLHGEIYPSDRIEAALTHYFRVGNLTALRELALLWLADRVEEGLQRYRAEHGITTPWETRERIMVALTGGPEGDTLIRRAARISARVPGSELLALHVVPSDGLTHGDPAGLAAQRALVESLGGSYHQSTGDDIPEALLQFAEAENVTQIVLGASRRGRLSTFLQGSVGHRTIRRSGPIDVLVITHEHAAGESSALRLPHPSRATGPRRFWTAMLLAAITLPGLTAVLVLLGEHVDLAIALVLYLLAVVVIALVGGLVPALLAAFAAGLLADYYFTLPVHSLRVERLSDVLGLVVYVVTAALVGTAAGTAARRTYQAVRASAEARALSRLASAMMHGQNLPTLLEQVREDFGLDAVSLLERDTARPAEPRWCVVASTGTDPPERPYDADVESPVGDDLTLAGRGRPLSSDDQRVLGVCAAQLGMAYSQGRLVAHDVESRLRAEAEHTRASLLLTASRDLRGPLHVADEALISLHNRLVDPEQNRLLDTARSSVRQVVQLVSDLDALSRLHAGALDLYLRPLDLDEVLTAVLDALGPGGRTVRCSLPEQLPDVIADAAVLTRVLTALAAEAQRHSPPDRTALLTAETRPGIVEIRLTDGAEGVTAGTRPGRTVHGLTLRMSRDLVETMGGMLEPGVSGAGFEVKLTLPAAAPRTTTA, encoded by the coding sequence ATGGTGCGTGGGCGATTGAGGATCTACCTCGGGGCGGCCCCGGGGGTGGGGAAGACGTACGCCATGCTCCAGGAGGGGCAGCGGATGGCCGCGGTCGGAGCCGAGGTGGTCGTCGGCTTCGTCGAGCCGCACGGGCGACGGCCCACCGCAGCCCTCGCCGAGGGGCTGGAGACGGTTCCCCGGCGGACCATGGAGTACCGCGGGGCGGCCTTCACGGAGATGGATCTGGACAGGGTGCTCGCCCGTCGTCCGCAGGTCGCTCTGGTCGACGAACTGGCCCACACCAATGTGCCCGGCTCCCGTCATGCCAAGCGATGGCAGGACGTCGAGGAACTCCTGGACGCGGGGATCGACGTCGTCACCACGCTCAACGTCCAGCACCTGGAGTCCCTGGGCGACGTGGTCCGGCAGATCACCGGGGTGCCGCAGCGCGAGACCCTGCCCGACGAGGTGGCACGCCGCGCGGACCAGATCGAACTGGTGGACCTGCCGCCCGAGCTGCTGCGCCGACGCATGCTGCACGGCGAGATCTATCCCTCGGACCGCATCGAGGCCGCCCTCACCCACTACTTTCGCGTCGGCAACCTCACCGCACTGCGGGAACTCGCCCTGCTCTGGCTCGCCGACCGCGTCGAGGAAGGCCTGCAGCGCTACCGGGCCGAGCACGGCATCACGACTCCCTGGGAGACCCGCGAGCGCATCATGGTCGCCCTCACCGGCGGGCCCGAGGGCGACACCCTCATCCGCCGCGCCGCCCGGATCAGCGCCCGAGTCCCCGGCAGTGAGCTGCTGGCCCTGCACGTGGTACCGAGCGACGGCCTCACTCATGGGGATCCGGCCGGCCTCGCCGCCCAGCGGGCCCTGGTGGAGTCGCTGGGCGGCAGCTACCACCAGAGCACCGGCGATGACATCCCGGAGGCGCTGCTCCAGTTCGCGGAGGCCGAGAACGTCACGCAGATCGTGCTGGGCGCCAGCCGTCGCGGCAGGCTGTCCACGTTCCTGCAGGGCAGTGTGGGGCACCGGACGATCCGGCGGTCCGGCCCCATCGACGTACTCGTGATCACCCACGAGCACGCCGCCGGGGAGTCCTCCGCCCTGCGGCTACCGCACCCGAGCCGTGCAACCGGCCCCCGGCGCTTCTGGACGGCGATGCTGCTCGCGGCGATCACGCTCCCGGGCCTGACCGCCGTGCTGGTCCTCCTGGGCGAGCACGTGGACCTCGCCATCGCCCTGGTGCTCTACCTGCTCGCCGTCGTCGTGATCGCCTTGGTCGGGGGCCTCGTACCCGCGCTGCTAGCCGCATTCGCCGCAGGACTGCTCGCCGACTACTACTTCACGCTGCCCGTCCACTCACTGCGCGTCGAGCGCCTGTCCGACGTCCTCGGGCTGGTGGTGTACGTCGTCACGGCCGCCCTTGTCGGGACGGCCGCGGGCACGGCCGCGCGCCGCACGTACCAGGCCGTCCGCGCGAGCGCCGAGGCACGGGCGCTGAGCCGGCTGGCCAGCGCCATGATGCACGGCCAGAACCTGCCGACCCTGCTCGAACAGGTACGGGAGGACTTCGGTCTGGACGCGGTGAGTCTGCTGGAACGCGATACGGCGCGTCCCGCCGAGCCTCGTTGGTGCGTTGTCGCCAGCACCGGCACCGATCCGCCCGAGCGCCCGTACGACGCCGACGTGGAAAGCCCTGTCGGTGACGACCTCACGTTGGCAGGTCGAGGACGCCCGCTGAGCAGCGACGATCAGCGGGTTCTCGGGGTGTGCGCGGCGCAGTTGGGCATGGCGTACTCCCAAGGCCGGCTCGTCGCGCACGATGTGGAATCCCGCCTGCGTGCCGAAGCCGAGCACACCCGGGCCTCACTGCTCCTGACCGCGAGCCGCGACCTGCGGGGCCCGCTGCACGTCGCGGACGAGGCCCTCATCAGCCTCCACAACCGCCTCGTGGACCCGGAACAGAACCGCCTCCTCGACACGGCCCGGTCGTCGGTGCGCCAGGTCGTCCAGCTCGTCTCGGACCTCGACGCCCTCAGCCGTCTGCATGCCGGAGCGCTCGATCTGTACCTGCGCCCGCTCGACCTCGATGAAGTGCTGACCGCCGTTCTCGACGCCCTCGGCCCCGGGGGGCGTACGGTCCGCTGCAGCCTGCCTGAGCAGCTCCCTGACGTGATCGCCGACGCGGCGGTCCTCACCCGGGTCCTGACCGCGCTGGCGGCCGAGGCCCAGCGGCACAGCCCGCCGGACCGGACCGCGCTGCTGACGGCCGAAACCCGGCCCGGCATCGTGGAGATCCGTCTGACGGACGGAGCGGAGGGCGTGACCGCGGGGACGCGCCCGGGCCGCACGGTTCACGGCCTGACCCTGCGGATGTCCCGCGACCTCGTGGAAACCATGGGGGGAATGCTCGAACCCGGCGTTTCCGGCGCCGGGTTCGAGGTCAAGCTCACCCTTCCGGCAGCGGCCCCCAGGACCACGACTGCGTGA
- a CDS encoding SDR family NAD(P)-dependent oxidoreductase: MPSSLSGRTVLVTGATSGIGYETARRLAERGATVLLHGRTPDEAQAAADRLITTAGINGSSLRPFAADFAHLDEVESLAYSVVREHPRLDVLVNNAAIAAPERHTVTADGNEIAFQVNFLSHYLLTNLLEPALTSDPGGRVVNVSSSLHRTATIMWNDPQRLRRYSRLAAYAQSQLALTVFAADPRVTAVSVNPGICDTGLLPLYGNEGAPASEGARHVVRLCDPATEIVNGAYYDRSEHVTPAAAATDDRTVKRLNKLADLLVGHTA, encoded by the coding sequence ATGCCTTCATCCCTGTCCGGACGTACCGTCCTCGTCACCGGCGCCACCTCCGGCATCGGCTACGAGACCGCCCGCCGGCTCGCCGAGCGCGGCGCCACCGTCCTCCTGCACGGCCGCACCCCCGATGAGGCGCAGGCCGCCGCCGACCGGCTGATCACCACCGCCGGCATCAACGGCTCCTCCCTGCGGCCGTTCGCCGCCGACTTCGCCCACCTCGACGAGGTCGAGAGCCTTGCCTACTCGGTCGTACGCGAGCACCCGCGCCTCGACGTACTCGTCAACAACGCCGCAATCGCTGCGCCTGAGCGCCACACCGTCACGGCCGACGGCAACGAGATCGCCTTCCAGGTCAACTTCCTCTCCCACTACCTGCTGACGAACCTGCTGGAGCCGGCGCTGACCTCCGACCCGGGTGGCCGGGTCGTCAACGTCTCCTCCTCGCTCCACCGCACTGCCACGATCATGTGGAACGACCCCCAGCGTTTGCGCCGCTACTCCCGCCTCGCCGCATACGCCCAGTCCCAGCTGGCACTGACCGTCTTCGCCGCGGACCCGCGCGTCACCGCGGTCTCCGTCAACCCGGGCATCTGCGACACCGGGCTCCTCCCGCTGTACGGGAACGAAGGCGCGCCTGCCTCCGAGGGGGCGCGGCACGTCGTTCGTCTCTGCGACCCGGCCACCGAGATCGTCAACGGCGCCTACTACGACCGCTCCGAGCACGTCACGCCGGCCGCGGCCGCCACCGACGACCGCACCGTCAAGCGCCTCAACAAGCTCGCCGACCTCCTCGTCGGCCACACCGCCTGA
- a CDS encoding GNAT family N-acetyltransferase, which produces MINLPSHRLPGLVRWFPVGAPGSGALTEHVLTTDAGRWWVDRVIQPRVIAAECGDHVLLLGDPQALTPQDLAHFAHRYIEAPGRFRPLIGSAFDRAVPWQRTVYVKRTTAPAAPRPRGITLRRLTAQDARALSTLPPAMHRIHRTWGGPDALARSGYAWAAFRNGRIVAVACTYFLGTAYEDIACVSVPDPRLQHLALACVEALCSDIATRRRTPSWTCSAGNRAGRLLASSAGFRAEREYGHYAVGAPAATGRVAAG; this is translated from the coding sequence GTGATCAATCTGCCCTCCCACCGACTTCCGGGCCTCGTCCGCTGGTTCCCCGTCGGCGCACCGGGCTCGGGCGCCCTGACCGAGCACGTACTGACCACCGATGCCGGCCGCTGGTGGGTGGATCGCGTCATCCAGCCACGCGTCATCGCCGCCGAATGCGGGGACCACGTACTGCTGCTCGGGGACCCGCAAGCGCTGACACCCCAGGACCTGGCGCACTTCGCCCACCGGTACATCGAGGCACCTGGCCGCTTCCGGCCGCTGATCGGGTCCGCGTTCGACCGCGCCGTGCCCTGGCAGCGCACGGTGTACGTCAAGCGCACCACGGCACCTGCCGCACCGCGTCCGAGGGGGATCACCCTACGACGGCTGACCGCCCAGGACGCCCGGGCGCTCAGCACCCTGCCGCCCGCGATGCACCGGATCCACCGCACCTGGGGCGGCCCCGACGCGCTCGCCCGTTCCGGTTACGCCTGGGCCGCGTTCCGTAACGGCCGCATCGTGGCCGTGGCCTGCACGTACTTCCTCGGCACCGCCTACGAGGACATCGCCTGCGTCTCCGTGCCCGACCCCCGCCTCCAGCACCTGGCGCTCGCGTGTGTCGAAGCCCTGTGCTCGGACATAGCCACCCGCCGCCGCACCCCCAGCTGGACCTGCTCCGCGGGCAACCGGGCCGGTCGCCTGCTCGCCTCCAGTGCAGGCTTCCGCGCCGAACGCGAGTACGGCCACTACGCGGTCGGTGCTCCTGCCGCCACCGGAAGAGTGGCAGCAGGATGA
- a CDS encoding alpha/beta fold hydrolase — protein MDSIYRSAAGREHIRRWCTDRLDAWPVPHERSQVTANGVLTHLVTAGSGPTTVVFVPGTNFNAAASLPLATALTAAGHRLVMADVPGQPGLSSEKRTVPGVGLSSYGTWLSEVLETAVAGPAVVIGHSFGAAIALSSPSPRIDRLVLVSPGGLGRLRLAPGLLAASAAWFMRPTPAPRHQGPVKKPRHGVSSSSGFGSDGSGRRSVTLMGRRFTPSATGARAERANPAGPCAYDIHWAGERRAAIRAASLLLATLLVVDMGVGHISLPRAALWTGLAALFFVILLPPEVFARPGLLTVRGVLVEHSVRTGFLVSVHWFDGVAQRMVLRDVDGSVVEIDPTVLARNPALWRRLDADTVASLQRGTLTCGATALHQLAERIDRETARTVFKVSGLH, from the coding sequence ATGGACTCCATCTACCGCAGTGCGGCGGGACGGGAGCACATCCGCCGCTGGTGCACCGACCGGCTCGACGCATGGCCGGTGCCGCACGAGCGGTCTCAGGTGACCGCCAACGGAGTGCTGACCCACCTGGTGACCGCCGGCTCCGGCCCGACCACGGTCGTCTTCGTACCCGGGACGAACTTCAACGCCGCCGCGTCCCTTCCCCTCGCCACGGCTCTGACCGCGGCCGGACACCGGCTCGTCATGGCGGACGTCCCCGGGCAGCCCGGCCTCAGCTCCGAGAAGCGCACGGTACCCGGCGTCGGTCTCTCCTCGTACGGCACCTGGCTGAGCGAGGTACTCGAGACGGCCGTGGCGGGGCCGGCGGTGGTGATCGGCCATTCCTTCGGCGCCGCCATCGCACTCTCCAGCCCGTCACCGCGCATCGACCGGCTCGTCCTCGTCTCCCCTGGGGGACTGGGCCGGCTGCGTCTGGCCCCCGGCTTGCTGGCCGCCTCAGCCGCCTGGTTCATGCGGCCGACACCGGCACCTCGCCACCAAGGGCCCGTCAAGAAACCGCGCCACGGCGTCAGCAGTTCGTCAGGGTTCGGCTCGGACGGCTCCGGCCGTCGTAGCGTCACCCTCATGGGACGACGCTTCACACCATCGGCAACCGGTGCGCGTGCCGAGCGCGCGAACCCTGCTGGACCGTGCGCATACGACATCCACTGGGCAGGTGAGAGACGTGCGGCGATCCGCGCCGCCTCCCTGCTGTTGGCGACCCTGCTGGTGGTGGACATGGGCGTTGGCCACATCAGCCTTCCCCGCGCCGCCCTGTGGACCGGCTTGGCCGCTCTCTTCTTCGTGATCCTTCTGCCGCCCGAGGTCTTCGCGCGTCCAGGCCTGCTGACCGTCCGCGGAGTGCTGGTCGAGCACAGTGTCCGTACCGGTTTCCTCGTCTCGGTCCACTGGTTCGACGGCGTGGCCCAGCGCATGGTCCTGCGGGACGTGGATGGCAGTGTGGTCGAGATCGACCCCACCGTCCTCGCCCGCAATCCTGCGCTGTGGCGGCGTCTCGACGCGGACACCGTCGCGTCGCTCCAGCGCGGCACGCTGACGTGTGGAGCGACCGCGCTGCACCAGCTTGCAGAGCGCATCGACCGTGAAACGGCGCGTACGGTCTTCAAGGTCTCCGGCTTGCACTGA
- a CDS encoding GNAT family N-acetyltransferase — protein sequence MIQLLPTRLPALARWFPGGAPGVAALPEHVLATGAGHWWADRAVDPRVMAVSSGDHVLLRGEPGVLSPEALAPFAGSYIEAPARFLPVLGGAFARVDPWERMVYVHQAPALPARPAPGITVRRLTPQDASALVALGSEAAWIHKTWGGPEQLAASGLGWGAFHRGRALSVACTYFLGSGYEDVAALADPGHRRQHLALACVTALCQDIAARGRTPSWTCSRDNRPSRLLAWSAGFRLTREYVHYATGPARRLTLARGEAA from the coding sequence GTGATCCAGCTCCTTCCCACCCGTCTCCCTGCCCTCGCCCGCTGGTTCCCCGGCGGGGCCCCGGGCGTCGCGGCCCTCCCCGAGCACGTCCTCGCCACCGGAGCCGGCCACTGGTGGGCGGACCGCGCCGTGGACCCGCGGGTCATGGCGGTCTCCAGCGGGGATCACGTCCTGCTGCGAGGAGAGCCAGGCGTGCTGTCCCCCGAGGCCCTCGCTCCCTTCGCCGGCAGTTACATCGAGGCCCCGGCCCGCTTCCTGCCCGTCCTCGGGGGCGCGTTCGCACGCGTCGATCCGTGGGAGCGCATGGTCTACGTACACCAGGCGCCCGCCCTGCCCGCCCGCCCGGCACCCGGGATCACGGTGCGCCGGCTGACCCCGCAGGACGCGTCGGCCCTCGTCGCCCTCGGCTCCGAGGCGGCCTGGATCCACAAGACTTGGGGCGGCCCGGAGCAGCTCGCCGCCTCGGGCCTCGGCTGGGGAGCCTTCCACCGGGGCCGCGCCCTGTCGGTGGCCTGCACCTACTTCCTCGGCAGCGGGTATGAGGACGTTGCCGCCCTCGCGGACCCCGGCCACCGTCGGCAACACCTCGCGCTGGCCTGCGTCACCGCCCTGTGCCAGGACATCGCAGCCCGCGGCCGTACGCCGAGCTGGACCTGCTCCCGCGACAACCGACCGAGCCGCCTCCTGGCCTGGTCGGCTGGCTTCCGCCTCACCCGCGAATACGTCCACTACGCGACCGGCCCCGCTCGCCGTTTGACCCTCGCCAGGGGAGAGGCCGCGTGA
- a CDS encoding SDR family NAD(P)-dependent oxidoreductase, translating into MSSFLSGRTVLVTGATSGIGYETARRLAECGATVLLHGRTPAEARAAVDRLIATADVDAEMLRPCAADFAHLDEVERLANRITAGYPHLDVLVNNAAVAAPERHTVTPDGNELSFQVNFLAHYLLTNLLEPVLTTDPGGRVVNVSSSMHRTGSIMWNDPNRTRRYSRLAAYAQSQLALTVFAADPRVTAVSVNPGVCETALMPLYGHEGATPSEGAAHVVRLCDPAVEIVNGAYYDRSERMEPASGATEERTVKRLNKLADVLIGHSA; encoded by the coding sequence ATGTCTTCATTCCTGTCCGGCCGTACCGTCCTGGTCACCGGGGCCACCTCCGGCATCGGCTACGAGACCGCCCGTCGGCTCGCCGAGTGCGGTGCGACGGTCCTGCTCCACGGCCGTACCCCTGCGGAGGCCCGGGCAGCCGTGGACCGCCTCATCGCCACCGCCGACGTCGACGCGGAAATGCTGCGCCCGTGCGCGGCGGACTTCGCGCACCTCGACGAGGTGGAGCGGCTCGCGAACCGGATCACCGCCGGGTACCCGCACCTCGACGTCCTGGTCAACAACGCCGCCGTCGCGGCGCCGGAGCGCCACACGGTCACCCCGGACGGCAACGAGCTCTCCTTCCAGGTCAACTTCCTCGCCCACTACCTGCTGACGAACCTGCTGGAGCCGGTCCTGACCACCGACCCGGGCGGCCGCGTCGTCAACGTCTCCTCCTCGATGCACCGCACCGGTTCCATCATGTGGAACGACCCCAACCGAACCCGCCGTTACTCCCGCCTCGCCGCGTACGCGCAGTCGCAGCTCGCACTCACGGTCTTCGCCGCCGACCCGCGGGTGACCGCCGTCTCCGTGAACCCGGGCGTGTGTGAAACGGCCCTGATGCCGCTGTACGGACACGAGGGCGCGACGCCGTCCGAGGGGGCCGCCCACGTCGTGCGGCTGTGCGACCCGGCCGTCGAGATCGTCAACGGGGCCTACTACGACCGGAGCGAGCGGATGGAGCCCGCCTCGGGCGCGACCGAGGAGCGCACGGTCAAGCGGCTGAACAAGCTCGCCGACGTGCTCATCGGGCACTCTGCCTGA
- the kdpB gene encoding potassium-transporting ATPase subunit KdpB: MPRAAAQHVPPGLGTPPRTPPNRPSRKRSGQAHMLEPERLAASVGEAVHKLHPRELVKKPVLFVVAVGSVLTTLSALIHPSVFTWVISVWLWLTVLFANLAEAVAEGRGRAQAESLRKARTDTVALRLNHWTYGANLRRAETEVVTPAELQPFDFVLVEAGELVPADGDVVDGAAMVDESAVTGESAPVLRESGGDRSGVTGGTTVLSDSIVVRVTSRPGNSFLDRMIALVEGASRQKTPNEIALNILLAALTVIFILIVVSIQPMAAYAGAAQSTTVLVALLVTLIPTTIGALLSAIGIAGMDRLVQRNVLAMSGRAVEAAGDVNTLLLDKTGTITLGNREAAAFIPLPGVDQTKLADAAQLSSLADETPEGRSVVALAQQYGIQPAAQEDLSNPRFTEFSAHTRMSGINLSWDNGAGCAIRKGATAQVCDWVAMRGGTVQAEAVAWSATVSESGGTPLLVAVHDWDGPRVLGIIHLKDVVKEGVRERFAELRAMGIRTVMVTGDNELTARAIAAEAGVDEYLAEATPEDKLELIKREQAGGKLVAMTGDGTNDAPALAQADVGVAMNTGTSAAKEAGNMVDLDSNPTKLIDIVEIGKQLLITRGALTTFSITNDVAKYFAIIPAMFASAYPGLGALNIMGLHSPQSAITSAIIFNALIIVALIPLALRGVRYKPASAHDLLRRNLAVYGLGGLVLPFVGIKLIDLVVSTVPGIG, encoded by the coding sequence ATGCCTCGCGCCGCCGCGCAGCACGTTCCTCCGGGGCTCGGAACCCCGCCGCGGACACCGCCTAACCGCCCATCCCGTAAACGCTCCGGGCAGGCGCACATGCTGGAGCCCGAGCGGCTGGCTGCCTCGGTCGGCGAGGCCGTCCATAAGCTCCACCCGCGTGAGCTGGTGAAGAAGCCGGTGCTGTTCGTCGTCGCTGTCGGATCCGTCCTGACCACGCTCTCGGCGCTGATCCACCCGTCCGTTTTCACCTGGGTGATCAGCGTCTGGTTGTGGCTGACGGTCCTGTTCGCCAACCTGGCCGAGGCGGTCGCGGAGGGCCGGGGGCGAGCGCAGGCGGAGTCGCTCCGCAAGGCGCGTACGGACACGGTCGCGCTGCGGCTGAACCATTGGACATACGGGGCGAACCTGCGCCGGGCCGAAACCGAGGTGGTGACTCCGGCCGAGCTCCAGCCCTTCGACTTCGTGCTCGTCGAAGCGGGTGAACTTGTCCCGGCCGACGGGGACGTCGTGGACGGGGCGGCCATGGTGGACGAGTCGGCTGTCACCGGTGAATCGGCCCCGGTTCTGAGGGAGTCGGGCGGCGACCGGTCCGGAGTCACCGGCGGTACGACGGTCCTCTCCGACTCGATCGTCGTTCGGGTCACTTCACGCCCCGGGAACAGCTTCCTGGACCGGATGATCGCCCTGGTCGAGGGTGCGTCCCGGCAGAAGACCCCGAACGAGATCGCGCTGAACATCCTGCTGGCCGCTCTGACCGTCATCTTCATCCTGATCGTGGTCAGCATCCAGCCGATGGCCGCGTACGCGGGCGCCGCCCAGTCCACGACCGTCCTGGTGGCGCTCCTCGTCACGCTCATCCCCACCACCATCGGCGCGCTGCTCTCCGCCATCGGGATCGCCGGCATGGACCGTCTGGTGCAGCGCAACGTCCTCGCGATGTCCGGGCGCGCGGTCGAGGCGGCGGGCGATGTGAACACCCTGCTCCTCGACAAGACCGGCACCATCACCCTCGGCAACCGGGAAGCCGCTGCCTTCATCCCGCTCCCCGGCGTCGATCAGACCAAGCTCGCGGACGCCGCGCAGCTGTCCTCCCTCGCCGACGAAACGCCCGAAGGCCGGTCCGTCGTGGCCCTGGCCCAGCAGTACGGGATCCAGCCGGCCGCCCAAGAGGACCTCAGCAACCCCCGCTTCACCGAGTTCAGCGCCCACACCCGAATGAGCGGGATCAACCTGAGCTGGGACAACGGCGCCGGCTGTGCTATCCGCAAGGGCGCCACCGCCCAGGTCTGCGACTGGGTGGCGATGCGCGGCGGGACCGTTCAGGCGGAAGCCGTCGCATGGTCGGCCACCGTGTCCGAGTCCGGGGGCACGCCCCTGCTGGTCGCCGTGCACGACTGGGACGGGCCGCGGGTCCTCGGCATCATCCATCTCAAGGACGTCGTCAAGGAGGGCGTCCGGGAACGCTTCGCTGAGCTGCGCGCCATGGGGATCCGTACGGTCATGGTGACCGGTGACAACGAGCTGACGGCCAGGGCGATCGCCGCCGAGGCGGGCGTCGACGAATACCTGGCCGAGGCCACCCCCGAGGACAAGCTCGAACTGATCAAGCGGGAGCAGGCGGGCGGGAAGCTGGTCGCGATGACGGGTGACGGCACCAACGACGCCCCGGCGCTCGCGCAAGCCGATGTGGGCGTGGCGATGAACACCGGGACCTCGGCCGCCAAGGAAGCCGGGAACATGGTCGACCTGGACTCCAACCCCACCAAGCTCATCGACATCGTCGAGATCGGCAAACAGCTCCTCATCACCCGGGGCGCGCTCACCACGTTCTCCATCACGAATGACGTCGCGAAGTACTTCGCGATCATCCCGGCCATGTTCGCGTCGGCCTATCCCGGCCTCGGAGCCCTCAACATCATGGGCCTGCACAGCCCGCAGTCCGCGATCACCTCGGCGATCATCTTCAACGCCCTGATCATCGTCGCCCTCATCCCGCTCGCCCTGCGCGGCGTCCGCTACAAGCCCGCCTCGGCCCACGACCTGCTGCGCCGCAACCTGGCGGTCTACGGGCTCGGTGGCCTCGTCCTGCCGTTCGTCGGGATCAAACTCATCGACCTGGTGGTGTCCACCGTCCCCGGCATCGGCTGA